A region from the Equus asinus isolate D_3611 breed Donkey chromosome 3, EquAss-T2T_v2, whole genome shotgun sequence genome encodes:
- the TMEM165 gene encoding putative divalent cation/proton antiporter TMEM165 codes for MRGEDGHVAPSTGRECQVQWEEGASRTSTCPRTSRRRGGRRANGRPSRAGAGSGGLGWAALRQLAEPCGRRGREGGPSRRLRKPACLSLPSAPAPPAWCRLLSKRRRRGVRDAPRRRPGLEASRRPHFLLQCPCAAVAAGGMAAARGSGRASAPRLLLLLLFPLLWAPAGVRAVPEEDLSHRNKEPPAPAQQLQPQPAAGQGPEPARAEKGFTPAAPVHTNKEDPAAQTNLGFIHAFVAAISVIIVSELGDKTFFIAAIMAMRYNRLTVMAGAMLALGLMTCLSVLFGYATTVIPRVYTYYVSTALFAIFGIRMLREGLKMSPDEGQEELEEVQAELKKKDEEFQRTKLLNGPGDVETGTSTTIPQKKWLHFISPIFVQALTLTFLAEWGDRSQLTTIVLAAREDPYGVAVGGTVGHCLCTGLAVIGGRMIAQKISVRTVTIIGGVVFLAFAFSALFISPDSGF; via the exons ATGCGAGGAGAGGACGGTCACGTGGCGCCCAGCACAGGCCGGGAGTGCCAGGTCCAATGGGAGGAGGGCGCGAGCCGCACCTCAACCTGCCCGCGGACGTCACGACGCCGAGGCGGACGTCGGGCCAATGGGAGGCCGTCACGGGCAGGGGCGGGGTCCGGAGGATTGGGCTGGGCCGCCCTGAGACAGTTGGCAGAGCCGTGTGGCCGCCGCGGGAGAGAGGGAGGACCGAGCCGGCGGCTGCGGAAGCCGGCCTGCCTGAGCCTCCCGTCCGCCCCTGCCCCTCCCGCATGGTGCCGGCTCCTCTCTAAGCGGCGGCGGCGAGGCGTGAGGGACGCGCCGCGGAGGCGGCCCGGGCTCGAGGCTTCCCGTCGCCCGCACTTCCTCCTGCAGTGTCCGTGCGCGGCCGTCGCGGCGGGCGGGATGGCGGCGGCCCGGGGCAGCGGCCGCGCATCTGCGCCCCGGCTGCTTCTGCTCCTGCTGTTTCCGCTGTTGTGGGCCCCGGCGGGGGTCCGGGCCGTCCCCGAAGAAGACCTTAGCCACCGGAACAAGGAGCCGCCGGCGCCTGCCCAGCAGCTGCAGCCGCAGCCCGCGGCCGGGCAGGGCCCCGAGCCAGCCCGGGCCGAG aaaggtTTTACACCAGCTGCCCCAGTTCATACCAATAAAGAAGATCCAGCTGCCCAAACTAATTTGGGATTCATCCATGCGTTTGTTGCTGCCATATCAGTTATCATTGTATCTGAGCTGGGTGATAAGACATTTTTTATAGCAGCTATCATGGCAATGCGTTATAACCGTTTGACAGTGATGGCTGGTGCTATGCTTGCCTTGGGCCTAATGACTTGCTTATCAG ttttgtttGGCTATGCCACCACAGTCATCCCCAGGGTGTATACATACTATGTTTCAACTGCATTATTTGCCATTTTTGGCATTAGAATGCTTCGGGAAGGTTTAAAGATGAGTCCAGATGAAGGTCAAGAGGAACTGGAAGAAGTTCAagcagaattaaagaaaaaagatgaagaa tttcaaCGAACCAAGCTCTTAAATGGACCAGGAGACGTTGAAACGGGTACAAGCACAACAATACCTCAGAAAAAATGGCTGCATTTCATTTCACCTATCTTTGTTCAGGCTCTTACATTAACATTCTTGGCAGAATGGGGTGATCGCTCTCAACTAACTACAATTGTTTTGGCGGCAAGAGAG GACCCCTATGGGGTGGCAGTGGGTGGAACAGTGGGACACTGCTTATGCACCGGTTTGGCAGTAATTGGAGGAAGAATGATAGCACAAAAAATCTCTGTCAGAACTG TGACAATCATAGGAGGCGTCGTATTTTTGGCATTTGCATTTTCGGCACTATTTATAAGTCCCGATTCTGGTTTTTAA